The following coding sequences are from one Limisphaerales bacterium window:
- a CDS encoding glutamate synthase subunit beta: MGKPTGFMEFERETVPYRDPLERLNDYDEINTTPDEGHLQTQGARCMDCGVPFCQSANGCPIDNLIPEWNHLVYQKRWKEAIDRLHKTNNFPEFTGRVCPAPCEGSCVLGITNPPVTIKNLENTIINRAFEEGWVTSEAPSKRTGKKIAIVGSGPAGLAAADQLNKVGHEVTVYERADRIGGLLMYGIPNMKLDKGVVERRINLMRESGVKFVTCAHVGKKEDFASGHMTQIMEERGCEMQYIDPNDLQKDFDAVLMATGATKPFDPSGRNPGRDLKGIHFAMDFLTRNTKSLLDSNLKDGEYLTAKDKHVIVIGGGDTGADCIGTSLRHGCKDVVNFELLDQPPAERAPNNPWPQWPRVYRLDYSHEENKAKNGNDPRAYHILAKEFVDDGNGHIKGVKTVEVDWSKPVEGGAPFSEVEGSEKEWPADLVLLATGFVGPELEVGEMLGLETQNPRGNWQTFIGEHGEFTTNVEGVFVAGDCRRGQSLVVWAINEGRGAARAVDQYLMGSSLLPAPGVTQGSALAGV; the protein is encoded by the coding sequence ATGGGTAAACCGACAGGATTTATGGAGTTCGAGCGCGAGACCGTACCGTATCGCGATCCGCTCGAGCGTTTGAATGATTACGACGAGATCAACACCACGCCGGATGAGGGCCATCTGCAGACGCAGGGCGCCCGCTGTATGGATTGTGGGGTGCCGTTTTGCCAGTCGGCCAACGGCTGCCCGATCGATAACCTGATTCCCGAATGGAATCATCTCGTGTATCAAAAGCGTTGGAAGGAGGCGATTGATCGCCTGCACAAAACGAATAATTTTCCCGAATTCACCGGCCGCGTGTGCCCGGCACCGTGCGAAGGCTCGTGCGTGCTCGGCATCACCAACCCGCCGGTTACCATCAAGAACCTCGAGAACACGATTATCAATCGCGCCTTTGAGGAAGGTTGGGTGACCAGTGAAGCGCCCAGCAAGCGCACCGGCAAGAAGATCGCTATCGTCGGTTCCGGCCCGGCCGGCTTGGCCGCGGCGGATCAGCTTAACAAGGTGGGCCACGAGGTCACCGTGTACGAGCGCGCCGACCGCATTGGGGGCCTGCTGATGTACGGCATTCCGAACATGAAGCTCGATAAGGGCGTGGTGGAGCGTCGTATCAATCTGATGCGAGAATCCGGCGTGAAGTTTGTCACATGCGCGCATGTTGGCAAAAAAGAGGACTTCGCCTCCGGTCACATGACTCAGATCATGGAGGAACGCGGCTGCGAGATGCAGTACATCGATCCAAACGATTTGCAGAAGGACTTTGACGCCGTGCTGATGGCCACCGGCGCGACCAAGCCGTTTGATCCCTCCGGTCGCAATCCGGGCCGCGATCTCAAGGGCATCCATTTCGCGATGGATTTCCTCACGCGCAACACCAAGAGCCTGCTCGATTCCAATCTGAAAGACGGCGAATACCTCACCGCCAAGGACAAGCACGTGATTGTCATCGGCGGCGGCGATACCGGCGCGGACTGCATCGGCACCTCGCTGCGTCACGGCTGCAAGGATGTCGTGAACTTCGAGCTGCTCGACCAACCCCCGGCCGAGCGCGCTCCGAACAATCCCTGGCCCCAATGGCCGCGCGTCTATCGACTCGATTACTCGCACGAAGAGAATAAGGCGAAGAACGGCAACGACCCGCGCGCCTATCACATCTTGGCCAAAGAATTTGTCGACGACGGCAACGGCCACATCAAAGGCGTGAAAACCGTCGAGGTCGATTGGAGCAAACCCGTCGAAGGCGGTGCGCCCTTTAGCGAAGTGGAAGGTTCCGAGAAGGAATGGCCGGCCGATCTCGTGCTGCTCGCCACGGGCTTTGTTGGCCCCGAATTGGAAGTCGGCGAAATGCTCGGCCTCGAGACACAGAACCCGCGTGGCAATTGGCAGACCTTTATTGGGGAGCACGGCGAATTCACCACCAACGTGGAAGGCGTGTTCGTTGCGGGCGACTGTCGCCGTGGCCAATCGCTCGTCGTTTGGGCCATCAACGAAGGACGCGGTGCTGCGCGCGCCGTTGATCAATATCTCATGGGCAGCAGCTTGCTTCCCGCCCCGGGCGTCACGCAGGGCAGCGCACTGGCCGGCGTTTAG
- a CDS encoding DUF4339 domain-containing protein gives MNILINRDGHHMGPFTHDQACHMLAEGKLQAWDLCWQNGSRDWVTLEKIPGVPEKTDALRQQRRAEAIAAAQAVSEGGPAKPHPQFVTSAGSGNTHTVDPGPVPQNKRNWMRIGVWTGVTVTLITAFVVWVYFLNDEVLIESIERRADNLTYVKGEETPFTGMVHKYFDDGTLWETVNYIDGLREGERVVWHINGNVALNETYQTGHLIIAASFNFNGIPSGNYESGRGKLTLYFNHSGTRNEELEYEGGQIAKRTIWDHKGNLIAMIPPTLPPNMAGYPGPTMPEASFPGATAPVTPPPAAGTNASPPTVATQPPPTNTNVEVIDPKIPDPNSRGRLTEWRYSVDDRVTARNIRNRIDLLYLGKQYTAVYEFFGWPDEDLGADWVYKGLTVRNITSGGYFSRITFRYRNGTVIKIIAEP, from the coding sequence ATGAATATCTTGATTAACCGGGATGGGCACCATATGGGGCCTTTTACCCACGATCAAGCCTGCCATATGTTGGCCGAGGGCAAGCTCCAAGCTTGGGATTTGTGCTGGCAAAATGGCAGTCGCGATTGGGTTACGCTTGAAAAAATTCCAGGCGTGCCGGAAAAAACCGATGCCCTCCGCCAACAACGACGCGCCGAAGCCATCGCCGCTGCCCAAGCCGTTTCCGAGGGCGGTCCCGCCAAGCCCCATCCGCAATTTGTGACCAGTGCCGGCTCCGGCAACACTCACACTGTTGATCCCGGACCCGTTCCCCAGAACAAGCGCAATTGGATGCGGATCGGCGTGTGGACCGGAGTTACGGTCACCCTCATCACCGCCTTCGTGGTTTGGGTGTACTTCCTCAATGATGAAGTACTCATCGAAAGTATTGAACGCCGAGCCGACAATCTCACATACGTGAAAGGCGAAGAAACTCCTTTCACCGGAATGGTTCATAAATATTTTGATGATGGCACCCTGTGGGAAACGGTGAACTACATCGATGGCCTGCGCGAAGGCGAACGCGTGGTTTGGCATATCAACGGCAATGTTGCCCTGAACGAAACCTATCAAACCGGCCACCTCATCATCGCCGCCAGCTTTAATTTCAATGGCATCCCATCTGGGAATTACGAAAGCGGTCGCGGCAAGCTCACGCTTTATTTTAACCACTCCGGCACGCGCAACGAAGAGCTCGAGTACGAAGGCGGGCAAATCGCCAAGCGCACTATTTGGGATCACAAAGGTAACCTCATCGCAATGATTCCGCCGACATTGCCTCCCAATATGGCCGGCTACCCCGGCCCTACTATGCCGGAGGCAAGCTTTCCAGGAGCCACCGCTCCAGTCACCCCGCCACCGGCGGCAGGCACCAATGCATCCCCTCCCACGGTCGCCACCCAACCTCCGCCCACCAACACCAACGTGGAAGTCATAGACCCAAAAATCCCTGACCCCAACAGCCGCGGACGCCTCACTGAATGGAGATACAGCGTGGATGACCGCGTCACTGCCCGTAACATTCGCAACCGCATCGACCTGCTTTACCTCGGCAAACAATACACGGCGGTCTATGAATTCTTCGGATGGCCCGATGAAGATCTCGGCGCGGATTGGGTTTACAAAGGGTTAACCGTAAGAAACATCACCAGCGGCGGCTACTTCAGCCGAATCACTTTCCGTTACCGCAATGGCACCGTGATCAAAATCATTGCCGAACCCTAG
- the gltB gene encoding glutamate synthase large subunit, with the protein MSNKPQFGFPPKQGLYDPANEKDSCGVGFVAHVKGVPSHQNVLDALEMLGNMEHRGGCGCEPNTGDGAGILVGLPETFLRNAAKEDLGVELPAKGRFGAGLVFLPKIESERQKCIAAVEAIIAEQGQRCIGWREVPSETEAANVGPAARAAEPHIMQLFIGAADGLEGDDFERQLYVIRKRASHQLRFDEGLAERLLFYICSLSSKVMIYKGMLNTEQVMKYFTDLARPDFQTHLAMVHSRFSTNTFPSWDRAQPFRFMSHNGEINTLRGNVNAMRSRQGTLESDLLGEDLKKLYPIMEPECSDSGNFDNALEFLLMSGRSLQESVLLMVPEAWQKHRQMPQAKRDFYEYNSCLMEPWDGPASIAFTDGKYIGAVLDRNGLRPSRYYLTHDDRVIMASEVGVIPIDPANVKAKGRLQPGRMFLVDFEKGTMVPDEEIKADFSTRRPYGEWLRNQRIELDDLAAAGEAHGLSANTLRQRMQAFGYTTETMQFMLLPLIHELRDPVGSMGNDASLACLSDQPRMIYDYFRQLFAQVTNPAIDSIREEVIMSLECYIGPEKNLVDTTEAQCQRLRLPHPILTNEELHALKGMDYRGWRSKEIDITFPKTEGPAGVAKALERICAEAEQAIADGFSLAILSDRAISADRIPLSTLMATGAVHHHLVKNALRTQIGLVLETGEAREVHHHCLLVGYGADTINPYLAFESLWQARHEGLTDAEKFADDASIVAAYRKGVAKGMLKVMAKMGISTLHSYKGAQIFEAIGLRDDVIDRCFIGTASRVQGVNLDELAEEMLRRHALGFPERAEDESESLPNPGEFHWRAEGEKHMWNPESIAALQTAARTNNFDSYQQFSNHINSDTKARCALRGLMEFKEGVNGGPIPIDEVQPASEIVKRFCTGAMSFGSISAEAHEGLAIAMNRLGGKSNTGEGGEDPERFNPLPNGDSKRSAIKQIASGRFGVTIWYLTNADELQIKISQGAKPGEGGELPGRKVDDTIARIRHSTPGVGLISPPPHHDIYSIEDLAQLIHDLKNANRASRVSVKLVSEVGVGTVASGVAKAKADHILISGETGGTGASPLTSIKHAGLPWELGIAETHQTLVLNDLRSRVVLQTDGGLKTGRDVVIAALLGAEEMGFSTAPLVTMGCIMMRKCHLNTCPVGIATQDPELRKKFAGDPEYVVNYLFMVAEEARQIMASLGFRTINEMVGRVDALEMQKAIDHWKADGIDLSAILTPIEKPHADVGTYCTQKQEHDLDLALDMKLLDLAKGAIEAGEPVEIDLPIINTNRTVGTILSNELAKAHGAELLPDDTVKIKFTGSAGQSLGAFLAKGVSIELEGDANDYVGKGLSGGKLTIYPPKVSTFAPEENILVGNVCLYGATGGKAFFRGRAAERFCVRNSGAAAVIEGVGDHGCEYMTGGRAIILGPTGRNFAAGMSGGVAYIWDPEDAFAPNCNMEMVELEKVEDAEDIAELQSLIEEHAERTGSTVAVEVLDNWSTALGQFVKVMPTDYKRVLTERKQREQELVA; encoded by the coding sequence ATGAGCAACAAACCGCAATTTGGGTTTCCCCCGAAACAAGGCCTTTATGACCCGGCTAATGAGAAGGATAGCTGCGGCGTTGGGTTTGTGGCCCATGTGAAGGGGGTGCCGAGTCACCAAAATGTGCTCGATGCCCTTGAGATGCTGGGCAATATGGAGCATCGCGGCGGCTGCGGGTGCGAGCCTAATACCGGCGATGGCGCGGGTATTCTCGTTGGTTTGCCCGAGACATTTCTGCGCAATGCGGCCAAGGAGGACTTGGGCGTGGAGCTGCCCGCAAAAGGGCGCTTCGGGGCCGGGTTGGTGTTTTTGCCGAAAATCGAGAGCGAACGCCAAAAGTGCATCGCTGCCGTGGAAGCGATTATCGCCGAGCAAGGGCAACGGTGCATCGGCTGGCGCGAGGTGCCATCGGAGACGGAGGCAGCCAATGTCGGCCCGGCGGCGCGTGCGGCGGAGCCGCACATCATGCAGCTGTTCATCGGCGCGGCGGACGGGTTGGAAGGGGACGATTTTGAGCGCCAACTTTATGTCATCCGCAAACGCGCCAGCCATCAACTGCGGTTCGATGAGGGCCTTGCCGAGCGGTTGTTGTTTTACATTTGCAGCCTGTCGAGCAAGGTGATGATTTACAAGGGCATGCTCAACACGGAGCAGGTGATGAAATATTTCACCGACCTCGCTCGGCCCGATTTTCAAACGCACCTCGCGATGGTGCACTCGCGGTTTTCGACCAACACCTTCCCGAGTTGGGATCGCGCGCAGCCGTTTCGCTTCATGAGCCACAACGGTGAGATCAACACGCTTCGCGGCAATGTGAATGCCATGCGCTCGCGGCAGGGCACGTTGGAAAGTGATTTGCTCGGGGAAGATTTAAAGAAACTGTACCCGATCATGGAGCCGGAATGTTCTGACTCAGGCAACTTTGACAACGCGTTAGAATTTCTGCTGATGAGCGGACGGTCCTTGCAGGAATCCGTGCTGCTAATGGTACCCGAGGCGTGGCAAAAGCACCGCCAAATGCCCCAAGCCAAGCGCGATTTTTACGAGTACAATTCCTGTTTGATGGAGCCGTGGGACGGCCCCGCGTCCATCGCGTTCACCGACGGCAAATACATCGGCGCCGTGCTCGACCGAAATGGACTGCGCCCGAGCCGCTATTATCTCACGCACGATGACCGCGTGATTATGGCCAGCGAAGTGGGCGTGATCCCCATCGATCCCGCCAATGTAAAAGCCAAAGGACGCTTGCAACCGGGCCGGATGTTCCTCGTCGATTTTGAGAAAGGCACGATGGTTCCCGACGAGGAAATCAAAGCCGATTTTTCCACCCGCCGCCCGTACGGCGAATGGCTCCGCAATCAACGCATCGAGCTGGACGATCTCGCCGCCGCTGGCGAAGCGCACGGCTTGTCTGCGAATACCCTCCGCCAGCGGATGCAAGCCTTCGGGTACACGACCGAGACGATGCAGTTTATGCTGCTGCCGCTCATCCACGAACTGCGCGATCCCGTCGGCTCGATGGGCAACGACGCCTCGCTGGCCTGTCTCAGCGATCAGCCACGGATGATTTACGATTACTTCCGCCAACTCTTCGCGCAAGTGACCAATCCCGCCATCGATTCCATTCGTGAGGAGGTCATCATGTCGCTCGAGTGCTACATCGGTCCCGAGAAAAATCTGGTCGATACCACCGAGGCCCAGTGCCAACGCCTGCGACTGCCGCATCCCATTCTCACCAACGAGGAATTGCACGCGCTTAAGGGAATGGATTATCGCGGTTGGCGCTCCAAGGAAATCGACATTACATTTCCCAAAACCGAAGGCCCCGCCGGCGTCGCTAAAGCGCTTGAACGCATCTGCGCCGAGGCGGAGCAAGCTATCGCCGATGGTTTCAGCCTCGCCATTCTTTCGGACCGCGCCATCTCCGCGGACCGCATTCCGCTGAGCACGTTGATGGCCACCGGCGCGGTGCATCATCATTTGGTGAAAAACGCGCTCCGCACGCAAATCGGCCTCGTGCTCGAGACTGGCGAAGCACGCGAGGTGCATCATCATTGTTTGCTTGTCGGTTACGGCGCGGATACGATCAACCCGTATCTCGCCTTCGAGTCGCTGTGGCAAGCGCGCCACGAGGGGTTGACCGATGCCGAGAAGTTTGCCGATGACGCATCCATCGTCGCCGCCTATCGCAAAGGCGTGGCCAAGGGCATGCTGAAGGTGATGGCCAAGATGGGCATCTCGACGTTGCACTCTTATAAAGGCGCTCAGATTTTCGAGGCCATCGGCCTGCGGGATGACGTCATTGACCGCTGCTTCATCGGCACTGCCAGCCGCGTGCAAGGCGTGAATCTCGATGAGCTTGCCGAGGAAATGCTGCGCCGCCACGCGCTTGGTTTTCCTGAGCGCGCCGAGGACGAATCGGAGAGCTTGCCCAACCCGGGCGAATTTCACTGGCGCGCCGAAGGCGAAAAGCACATGTGGAATCCGGAATCCATCGCCGCGCTGCAAACCGCCGCGCGCACGAATAATTTCGATTCGTACCAGCAATTTTCCAATCACATCAACAGCGACACCAAAGCGCGCTGCGCGTTGCGCGGGTTGATGGAATTCAAAGAAGGCGTCAACGGCGGCCCAATTCCCATCGACGAGGTCCAACCCGCCAGCGAAATCGTGAAGCGATTTTGCACCGGCGCGATGAGCTTCGGCTCCATTTCCGCCGAGGCCCACGAGGGTCTGGCCATCGCAATGAACCGCCTCGGCGGCAAGAGCAACACCGGAGAAGGCGGCGAAGATCCGGAGCGGTTCAACCCGCTGCCCAACGGCGATTCCAAGCGCTCGGCGATCAAGCAGATTGCCTCGGGCCGGTTTGGCGTGACCATCTGGTATCTCACCAACGCCGACGAGCTACAGATCAAAATTTCCCAGGGCGCAAAGCCCGGCGAAGGCGGCGAACTGCCCGGGCGCAAGGTGGACGACACCATCGCGCGCATCCGCCACAGCACGCCCGGCGTGGGGCTGATCAGCCCGCCGCCGCATCACGATATTTATTCCATCGAGGATTTGGCGCAGCTCATTCACGATTTGAAAAACGCCAACCGCGCCTCGCGCGTCAGCGTGAAGCTCGTGTCCGAAGTGGGCGTGGGCACGGTCGCTTCCGGCGTGGCCAAGGCCAAGGCCGATCACATTTTGATTTCCGGCGAAACCGGCGGCACCGGCGCTTCGCCGCTCACCAGCATCAAACACGCCGGGTTGCCGTGGGAACTGGGCATCGCCGAGACGCATCAAACGCTGGTGCTCAACGACCTTCGCAGCCGTGTGGTGTTGCAAACTGACGGCGGCCTCAAAACCGGCCGCGACGTCGTCATTGCCGCGTTGCTGGGGGCGGAGGAAATGGGTTTCTCCACCGCACCGCTTGTCACGATGGGTTGCATTATGATGCGCAAGTGCCACCTCAACACGTGCCCCGTCGGCATCGCGACGCAGGATCCGGAGTTGCGCAAAAAATTTGCCGGCGATCCCGAGTACGTTGTCAATTATCTGTTTATGGTCGCCGAGGAAGCGCGCCAAATTATGGCGAGCCTTGGCTTCCGCACGATTAACGAAATGGTCGGCCGCGTCGACGCGCTCGAAATGCAAAAGGCCATCGACCACTGGAAAGCCGACGGCATTGATCTTAGCGCCATTCTCACGCCCATCGAAAAACCGCACGCCGATGTCGGCACCTACTGCACGCAAAAGCAGGAGCACGATTTGGATCTCGCGCTGGATATGAAACTGCTCGATTTGGCCAAGGGCGCCATCGAGGCGGGCGAGCCGGTGGAGATCGACCTGCCAATCATCAACACCAACCGCACGGTTGGCACGATTTTGAGCAACGAATTGGCCAAGGCCCACGGCGCGGAGTTGCTGCCCGATGACACGGTGAAAATTAAATTCACCGGTTCCGCCGGCCAAAGCCTCGGCGCGTTTCTCGCCAAGGGCGTGAGCATTGAGCTCGAAGGTGACGCCAACGATTACGTCGGCAAAGGGCTTTCCGGCGGCAAGCTCACCATTTATCCGCCCAAAGTTTCCACCTTCGCGCCGGAAGAAAATATCCTCGTTGGCAATGTCTGCCTTTATGGTGCCACCGGCGGCAAAGCGTTTTTCCGTGGACGCGCCGCCGAAAGGTTTTGCGTGCGCAACAGCGGCGCGGCAGCGGTCATCGAAGGCGTGGGCGATCACGGTTGCGAATATATGACCGGCGGCCGCGCGATCATCCTCGGTCCAACCGGCCGTAACTTTGCCGCGGGAATGTCCGGCGGCGTGGCTTACATTTGGGATCCAGAAGACGCCTTTGCGCCCAATTGCAATATGGAGATGGTGGAGCTCGAAAAAGTGGAGGACGCCGAGGACATTGCCGAGTTACAAAGCCTCATCGAGGAACACGCCGAACGCACCGGTTCCACCGTCGCCGTCGAGGTGTTGGACAACTGGAGCACTGCGCTTGGCCAATTTGTCAAAGTGATGCCAACCGATTACAAACGCGTCCTCACCGAACGCAAACAACGCGAACAGGAACTGGTCGCTTAA
- a CDS encoding dehydrogenase has protein sequence MNRIFAITFIALLAAGFSATAQKGDRKGQDQPEVWRTMDVPPAPTLTPAQALKTFKLAPGFRIEIAAADPLVHDPVAMAFDADGRMWVVEMRAFMPNVDGTGEDARTGRVGVLEDTNGDGKMDKRTDFLTDLQMPRAIALVKGGVLVAEPPILWFCEDTDGDLKADKKTAVLKNYATQGPVEHTDNGLMPGLDNWLYNAKSTKRLRFIDGKWVLVNTRFRGQWGITQDNYGRIYYNNNSNPLYGDLIAGHYSVRNPHHPSRHGVNVPFFNERTVWTSRVNPGINRGYQKPMLREGHLATWTAACGPVIYRGDQYPTAMVGDAFIPEPSGNMIRRQRITWKANGMPDAQNAYDKAEWLTSTDERFRPVTMVNGPDGCLYIVDMYRGILQHKVYVTSFLRKQIIERKLDAPIGLGRIYRVVHTGKKPKQSPKISSQNSSQLIAHLESDNGWLRSTAHRLLVEQANVKALPQLRETATHSESHLARQHALWILEGTAGLDSETIAAAMSDEHPRVRIAALRVAEAFTAGLGNAEADTDARVTLLTPLTQIVNDKNVDVQRQVALSLPVISVPGTEPLLRAFVAKRAGDAIIRDGLITGLAGRELEFLQRVPGDAAWNKEDKNIREILKSLAGCVARQRDGARLERLLKLAAKQNSYFQRAVLEGVSAAAFPRGRALKPVAFKSQPLAMAELAKSADKLVRGHVERLGKFLVWGEAARPPKPPRALTAAEQGQYELGKILYTATCGACHQANGLGEEGKAPPLLDSPFLVGPADRAIGIVLHGVTGPITVHGRQYNMSMPALVGFQPEQVAAILTYARREWEHRAEPVTAAQVKRLMEANARREAPWTEAELLKLK, from the coding sequence ATGAACAGGATTTTTGCAATCACCTTCATCGCGCTGTTGGCAGCAGGTTTTAGCGCAACCGCCCAAAAGGGCGATCGCAAAGGACAGGATCAACCCGAAGTGTGGCGCACGATGGACGTACCACCCGCGCCCACGCTCACGCCCGCGCAGGCGCTTAAGACGTTCAAGCTCGCTCCGGGGTTCCGCATTGAAATTGCCGCGGCGGATCCATTGGTGCACGACCCCGTGGCAATGGCTTTCGATGCCGATGGCCGGATGTGGGTGGTTGAAATGCGCGCCTTTATGCCCAATGTGGACGGCACCGGCGAGGATGCCCGCACCGGGCGCGTGGGAGTTTTGGAGGATACCAATGGCGACGGCAAAATGGACAAGCGCACGGATTTTCTCACAGACCTGCAAATGCCACGTGCAATTGCGCTGGTAAAAGGTGGCGTACTTGTGGCCGAGCCACCCATACTTTGGTTTTGCGAAGACACCGATGGCGATCTCAAGGCCGACAAAAAAACGGCAGTCCTCAAGAACTACGCGACCCAAGGCCCCGTGGAGCACACCGACAACGGCTTGATGCCGGGCCTCGACAACTGGCTTTACAATGCGAAGTCCACCAAACGTCTGCGGTTCATCGACGGCAAATGGGTGCTGGTAAATACCCGCTTTCGCGGCCAATGGGGCATCACGCAGGATAATTACGGGCGCATATATTATAACAACAACAGTAACCCCTTGTACGGCGATCTGATTGCGGGGCATTATTCCGTGCGCAATCCGCATCATCCTTCACGGCACGGGGTGAATGTGCCATTCTTCAATGAACGCACCGTGTGGACGTCCCGAGTGAATCCGGGCATCAATCGAGGCTACCAAAAACCAATGCTGCGCGAGGGGCATCTCGCTACTTGGACCGCCGCGTGCGGGCCGGTGATTTATCGTGGCGATCAATATCCGACCGCGATGGTAGGTGACGCATTCATCCCCGAGCCTTCGGGAAACATGATCCGCCGCCAACGCATCACGTGGAAAGCGAACGGGATGCCCGATGCGCAGAATGCGTACGACAAGGCCGAATGGCTGACCTCAACCGACGAGCGTTTTCGCCCGGTGACTATGGTCAACGGCCCCGATGGCTGTCTCTACATCGTGGATATGTATCGCGGCATCTTGCAGCATAAAGTTTATGTGACCTCGTTCCTGCGCAAACAAATCATCGAGCGCAAACTCGATGCGCCGATTGGCTTGGGCCGGATTTATCGCGTGGTGCACACGGGCAAAAAACCGAAACAATCCCCAAAAATTTCTAGCCAAAATTCCAGTCAACTCATTGCGCACTTGGAATCGGACAATGGTTGGTTGCGCTCCACCGCGCATCGGTTGTTGGTGGAGCAGGCGAATGTGAAGGCGCTCCCGCAATTACGCGAGACAGCCACGCACAGCGAAAGCCATTTGGCGCGGCAACACGCGCTATGGATTTTGGAGGGCACGGCCGGCTTGGACAGCGAAACCATCGCGGCCGCGATGAGCGATGAGCATCCGCGTGTGCGCATCGCGGCACTGCGCGTGGCGGAGGCATTCACGGCGGGCTTGGGGAATGCCGAAGCAGACACAGACGCGCGGGTTACATTGCTGACTCCGTTGACTCAAATTGTGAACGACAAAAACGTGGATGTGCAGCGGCAGGTGGCGTTAAGTTTGCCGGTGATTTCTGTGCCGGGAACGGAGCCATTGCTGCGGGCGTTTGTGGCGAAACGCGCGGGGGATGCGATCATTCGCGATGGGCTCATTACGGGTTTGGCGGGGCGCGAGCTGGAATTTTTGCAACGCGTGCCGGGCGATGCGGCGTGGAACAAAGAAGATAAAAACATCCGGGAGATTCTCAAATCGTTGGCCGGATGCGTGGCGCGGCAGCGCGATGGCGCGCGATTGGAGCGGTTGCTAAAATTGGCGGCGAAACAGAATTCGTATTTTCAGCGTGCCGTGTTGGAAGGTGTGTCGGCGGCAGCATTCCCGCGTGGGCGTGCGTTAAAACCGGTGGCCTTCAAATCCCAGCCGCTGGCGATGGCGGAGCTGGCGAAGAGTGCTGATAAACTCGTACGCGGGCACGTGGAGCGTTTGGGGAAATTTTTGGTGTGGGGCGAGGCGGCGCGTCCGCCCAAGCCGCCGCGCGCGCTGACGGCGGCGGAGCAGGGCCAATATGAATTAGGCAAAATTTTGTACACGGCTACGTGCGGGGCGTGTCATCAAGCCAATGGGCTGGGTGAGGAAGGCAAAGCGCCGCCGCTATTGGATTCACCATTTTTGGTGGGCCCGGCGGATCGGGCGATTGGTATTGTGCTACACGGGGTGACGGGGCCAATCACGGTGCACGGACGGCAATACAATATGAGTATGCCGGCATTGGTGGGTTTCCAACCGGAACAGGTGGCGGCGATTTTGACGTACGCGCGGCGCGAATGGGAGCACCGGGCGGAGCCGGTAACGGCGGCACAGGTGAAGCGGCTGATGGAGGCAAATGCCCGGCGCGAAGCACCATGGACGGAGGCGGAGCTGTTGAAGCTAAAGTAA
- a CDS encoding ACT domain-containing protein: MEITKQLAVFLDNRPGTLARVCDALAESKVNIQALTTSDTVDHSVVRMVVDDPQTAVWLLEEHGAMVVEDDVVLVEGDNKSGSLADIARKLRDAKVNIEYLYCATPPASRKGLLVLRVDDPAKALKALNGG; encoded by the coding sequence ATGGAAATCACTAAGCAACTGGCCGTGTTTCTCGATAACCGTCCCGGCACCCTGGCGCGTGTGTGCGATGCGCTCGCTGAATCCAAAGTTAATATCCAAGCGCTTACCACCAGCGACACAGTAGACCACAGCGTCGTGCGAATGGTGGTGGACGATCCGCAAACCGCCGTGTGGTTGCTCGAAGAACACGGTGCGATGGTCGTCGAGGACGACGTCGTGCTCGTCGAGGGCGACAACAAATCCGGCAGCCTCGCCGACATCGCCCGCAAGCTCCGCGATGCCAAAGTGAACATCGAATATTTATACTGCGCCACCCCCCCCGCCTCGCGCAAAGGACTCCTCGTGCTCCGCGTGGACGATCCCGCCAAGGCGTTGAAAGCCCTCAACGGCGGTTGA